Proteins from a single region of Nocardiopsis dassonvillei subsp. dassonvillei DSM 43111:
- a CDS encoding maleylpyruvate isomerase family mycothiol-dependent enzyme, with protein sequence MSGRADLWPLIHRERAALADDLSELTEEQWATPSLCAGLTVREVLAHLTSSASLNGLRWLAGVIRCRFDFDAQVAMRLAEQMGTSGADTLARFRGIVESTTSPPLPKPAILGEVIVHGEDIRRPLGIVSARPIAALTLVADYYRGSDQVVVARSRIRGLNLQATDGPFASGAGPLVRGSTLALIMAMTGRSAHLDELTGDGVEILRERAEG encoded by the coding sequence GTGAGCGGCCGCGCGGACCTGTGGCCGCTGATCCACCGGGAGCGGGCGGCGCTGGCCGACGACTTGTCGGAGCTGACCGAGGAACAGTGGGCGACGCCGTCGCTGTGCGCGGGCCTGACCGTGCGCGAGGTGCTCGCGCACCTGACGTCGTCGGCGAGCCTCAACGGGCTGCGATGGCTGGCCGGGGTCATCCGCTGCCGGTTCGACTTCGACGCCCAGGTCGCGATGCGCCTGGCGGAGCAGATGGGGACCTCCGGCGCCGACACCCTCGCGCGCTTCCGGGGGATCGTGGAGAGCACGACCTCACCGCCCCTGCCCAAGCCCGCCATCCTGGGGGAGGTGATCGTGCACGGCGAGGACATCAGGCGGCCCCTGGGCATCGTCAGCGCCCGTCCGATCGCCGCGCTGACCCTCGTGGCGGACTACTACCGGGGCTCGGACCAGGTCGTCGTCGCCAGGAGCCGGATCCGGGGGTTGAATCTCCAGGCCACCGACGGTCCGTTCGCCTCCGGCGCCGGGCCGCTCGTCCGCGGGAGCACGCTCGCCCTGATCATGGCGATGACCGGCCGCTCCGCGCACCTGGACGAGCTCACCGGCGACGGTGTGGAGATCCTGCGCGAACGCGCGGAGGGCTGA
- a CDS encoding citryl-CoA lyase has product MSTIDTPSMTHDEIGLWWRTGLIRIAPGEIEPGGYPVQELIGRVSFVDTVWLMLRGELPDPRRSRLLEAALVAAVDHGPQAPSIAAARMAASCGVGLNNAVATGVNLLGDVHGGAGQQCVALLEEMAGRVADGTPVARVAEEVVAEYRGRGAYVPGFGHRFHPRDPRRDPLLGLVREAVEDGLVPAGPLEAALALEEALARGRGRPVPMNIDAATAVVYASLGFPSELARGLFVLSRSVGILAHAWEEHQSGSRIKGPLPRAVLAGYDGPATRHLAADDPRLSADPGRD; this is encoded by the coding sequence ATGAGCACGATCGACACGCCGTCCATGACCCACGACGAGATCGGCCTCTGGTGGCGGACCGGGCTGATCCGGATCGCCCCCGGCGAGATCGAACCGGGTGGCTATCCGGTGCAGGAGCTGATCGGCCGGGTCTCCTTCGTGGACACGGTCTGGCTCATGCTGCGCGGCGAGCTGCCCGACCCGCGCCGCTCCCGCCTGTTGGAGGCCGCCCTGGTCGCCGCCGTGGACCACGGCCCCCAGGCGCCCTCCATCGCCGCCGCCCGGATGGCGGCCAGCTGCGGGGTGGGCCTGAACAACGCCGTCGCCACCGGCGTCAACCTGCTCGGGGACGTGCACGGCGGCGCGGGCCAGCAGTGCGTCGCCCTCCTGGAGGAGATGGCCGGGCGCGTCGCCGACGGGACCCCGGTGGCGCGGGTGGCCGAGGAGGTGGTCGCCGAGTACCGCGGGCGCGGCGCGTACGTGCCCGGCTTCGGCCACCGCTTCCACCCGCGCGACCCACGCCGCGACCCGCTGCTGGGCCTGGTGCGCGAGGCGGTCGAGGACGGCCTCGTCCCCGCCGGACCGCTGGAGGCCGCCCTGGCGCTGGAGGAGGCGCTGGCCAGGGGGCGCGGACGCCCCGTGCCGATGAACATCGACGCCGCCACCGCCGTCGTCTACGCCTCGCTGGGCTTCCCCTCGGAGCTGGCCCGGGGGCTGTTCGTCCTCTCCCGTTCCGTGGGCATCCTCGCCCACGCCTGGGAGGAGCACCAGAGCGGGTCGCGCATCAAGGGGCCCCTGCCCAGGGCGGTGCTGGCGGGCTACGACGGCCCCGCGACCCGCCACCTCGCCGCCGACGACCCGCGGCTCTCTGCGGACCCCGGTCGGGACTGA
- a CDS encoding universal stress protein, with product MERSVLVGVDGSDESLRSVEWAAAEAARRHCRLRTLTALPAPSPDAAFVWPEEEIRASARAVLDLAEERASAAAPGTAVDREVVMDSPGRALLERAGQDGTALVVVGHRGRGGFSGLRVGSVAYRVAAQSSVPVVVVGPRPAADASAEVVVGDDGSARAERVVAEAFEAASTGGGPLRVVRVRESALPFLPPAVASSPRARESGPGDGLALERAVGPLRARYPEVEVRTEVVDGRPVAALTDAARAARLLVVGAGGEHGLTRLALGSAAHGVLHRSPCPVMVVHTG from the coding sequence ATGGAGCGGTCGGTCCTCGTCGGGGTGGATGGTTCCGATGAGAGCCTGCGGTCGGTGGAGTGGGCCGCGGCGGAGGCCGCCCGGCGGCACTGCCGCCTGCGGACGCTCACGGCCCTCCCCGCGCCGTCGCCGGACGCGGCCTTCGTCTGGCCCGAGGAGGAGATCCGCGCGAGCGCGCGCGCCGTCCTGGACCTGGCCGAGGAACGCGCGTCGGCCGCGGCCCCCGGTACGGCCGTGGACCGGGAGGTGGTGATGGACTCCCCCGGCCGGGCGCTGCTGGAGCGCGCGGGGCAGGACGGGACGGCCCTGGTGGTCGTCGGGCACAGGGGGCGCGGCGGGTTCTCGGGGCTGAGGGTGGGGTCGGTGGCCTACCGCGTGGCCGCGCAGTCGTCGGTGCCGGTCGTCGTGGTGGGGCCGCGGCCCGCGGCCGACGCCAGCGCCGAGGTGGTGGTGGGGGACGACGGGTCGGCCCGCGCGGAGCGGGTCGTGGCCGAGGCGTTCGAGGCAGCCTCCACCGGGGGCGGGCCGCTGCGCGTCGTGCGGGTCCGGGAGTCGGCGCTGCCGTTCCTTCCCCCCGCGGTCGCGTCGTCTCCCCGGGCCCGGGAGAGCGGCCCAGGCGATGGACTCGCCCTGGAGCGCGCGGTCGGGCCCCTCCGTGCCCGGTACCCGGAGGTGGAGGTGCGCACCGAGGTGGTGGACGGCCGCCCCGTCGCGGCGCTGACGGACGCGGCGCGAGCAGCGCGGCTGCTCGTGGTCGGGGCGGGAGGCGAGCACGGACTGACCCGCCTGGCCCTGGGTTCGGCGGCCCACGGGGTACTGCACCGCTCCCCCTGCCCCGTCATGGTGGTCCACACAGGTTGA
- a CDS encoding TetR/AcrR family transcriptional regulator translates to MSAPTRGPGAEHEQRRLQIADAVLAVAAEHGMAAVSQTSVAARAGVSPGRVQHYFPAKHQMIEAAFDRGNALSSARIAAKAGPGDDPRRLLTTVLTELIPYDDATRAHMRVRQAFTALALSDEAIARRMREEYARFHGRVADLLRRGQDGGAVPRTLDPAERAVALVALAEGLAYYVLVDVHPAGAARERVLAEIAALHVPGPGAEG, encoded by the coding sequence ATGAGCGCACCGACGCGCGGGCCGGGAGCCGAGCACGAACAGCGCCGCCTCCAGATCGCCGACGCGGTCCTCGCCGTGGCGGCCGAACACGGCATGGCGGCCGTGTCCCAGACCAGCGTGGCGGCCCGCGCCGGGGTCTCACCCGGCCGAGTCCAGCACTACTTCCCCGCCAAGCACCAGATGATCGAGGCCGCCTTCGACCGGGGCAACGCCCTGAGCTCCGCGCGCATCGCCGCCAAGGCGGGCCCGGGCGACGACCCGCGCCGCCTCCTGACGACCGTGCTCACCGAGCTGATCCCCTACGACGACGCCACGCGCGCCCACATGCGCGTCCGCCAGGCCTTCACCGCGCTCGCCCTGTCCGACGAGGCCATCGCCCGGCGCATGCGCGAGGAGTACGCGCGCTTCCACGGCCGGGTCGCGGACCTGCTGCGCCGCGGTCAGGACGGGGGAGCGGTGCCCCGCACCCTGGACCCCGCCGAGCGTGCGGTCGCGCTCGTCGCCCTGGCCGAGGGGCTGGCCTACTACGTGCTCGTGGACGTCCACCCGGCCGGGGCGGCCCGGGAGCGGGTGCTCGCCGAGATCGCCGCCCTCCACGTGCCCGGCCCCGGCGCGGAGGGCTGA
- a CDS encoding ATP-binding cassette domain-containing protein, whose amino-acid sequence MISALRFVLTTGPRVDGLRSLVVVAIAILEQATGIGLAVAIGLFSEAASGGPTSGLAVLALCVAVFVMLTQGTFVAGYFTRLRLQEQIQSHVDRRFVDAVGTTPTLEVHERSSRSDRAAAVRGARGEIGPGFDRLMWLAGAALALVASAALMASVVPVLALLPLFALPAVLATRAADRRRGRAEERATPRTRLAGHLFTLATTAAPGRETRLFGLAGELRRRHRREWDSAGRDIARTDGLSRVPVALAWLLFVLAYATAVALMVRAGLSGDAPLGLIVAAVAVSSQITGQVQSLLNLSFWSLESLRATRAFLDVVRDGDAERAALVPTAPVAVPARLESGIRVEGLGFRYWNRDRPALSDIDLELPAGAVVALVGENGAGKSTLVKMLSGLYRPGQGRVLVDGTDLARFAPDQWRARITAAFQDPVRIELSLRDAVGLGRIEDRGDSERILQALRTAGGDGLLASLPGGLDTRLGRGSWDGEGLSGGQWQTVANARAAMRRAPLLRIMDEPTASLDARAEERLFQQYADLGRQEGGVTVLVTHRLTTARAADLIVVMDGGRVVETGTHDTLSRADGLYAELFRLQARYFV is encoded by the coding sequence GTGATCAGCGCCCTGCGCTTCGTCCTCACGACCGGACCCCGCGTCGACGGGTTGCGTTCCCTGGTCGTGGTGGCGATCGCGATTCTCGAACAGGCCACCGGGATCGGTCTCGCCGTGGCGATCGGGCTGTTCAGCGAGGCGGCGAGCGGGGGCCCGACCAGCGGCCTGGCGGTGCTCGCGCTGTGCGTGGCGGTCTTCGTCATGCTCACCCAGGGCACCTTCGTCGCCGGCTACTTCACCCGCCTCCGGCTCCAGGAGCAGATCCAGAGCCACGTCGACCGCCGGTTCGTCGACGCGGTCGGCACGACGCCGACGCTGGAGGTCCACGAGCGTTCGAGCCGCTCCGACAGGGCGGCGGCGGTGCGCGGGGCGCGGGGCGAGATCGGCCCGGGTTTCGACCGGCTGATGTGGCTGGCCGGAGCCGCGCTGGCCCTGGTCGCCTCGGCCGCCCTGATGGCCTCGGTCGTCCCCGTCCTGGCCCTGCTGCCGCTCTTCGCCCTCCCCGCCGTGCTGGCCACCCGGGCGGCGGACAGGAGGCGCGGCCGGGCCGAGGAGCGCGCCACGCCCAGGACCCGGCTGGCCGGTCACCTGTTCACGCTCGCCACGACGGCCGCGCCCGGTCGCGAGACCCGCCTCTTCGGGCTGGCGGGCGAGTTGCGGCGCAGGCACCGCCGGGAGTGGGACTCCGCGGGCCGCGACATCGCCCGGACCGACGGACTGTCCCGGGTCCCGGTCGCGCTGGCCTGGCTGCTCTTCGTGCTGGCGTACGCGACCGCCGTCGCCCTGATGGTGCGGGCCGGGCTGTCCGGCGACGCTCCGCTCGGCCTCATCGTCGCGGCGGTCGCGGTCAGCAGCCAGATCACCGGGCAGGTGCAGAGCCTGCTGAACCTGTCCTTCTGGTCGCTGGAGTCGCTTCGGGCGACCCGGGCGTTCCTCGACGTGGTGCGGGACGGCGACGCGGAGCGGGCGGCCCTCGTGCCGACCGCGCCGGTGGCGGTGCCCGCCCGGCTGGAGAGCGGCATCAGGGTGGAGGGTCTGGGCTTCCGGTACTGGAACCGCGATCGGCCCGCGCTGAGCGACATCGACCTCGAACTCCCGGCCGGGGCCGTGGTGGCGCTGGTCGGGGAGAACGGCGCGGGCAAGTCGACGCTGGTCAAGATGCTCAGCGGCCTCTACCGGCCCGGTCAGGGGCGCGTCCTGGTGGACGGGACCGATCTCGCGCGGTTCGCCCCGGACCAGTGGCGCGCCCGGATCACGGCGGCCTTCCAGGACCCGGTGCGCATCGAGCTGTCCCTGCGGGACGCGGTCGGGCTGGGGCGGATCGAGGACCGCGGCGATTCGGAGCGGATCCTCCAGGCGCTGCGGACGGCCGGCGGGGACGGGCTCCTCGCCTCGCTGCCCGGGGGCCTGGACACCCGGCTCGGGCGCGGGTCGTGGGACGGCGAGGGGCTGTCCGGCGGCCAGTGGCAGACGGTCGCCAACGCCCGTGCGGCGATGCGGCGGGCGCCGCTGCTGCGGATCATGGACGAGCCCACCGCCAGCCTCGACGCGCGCGCCGAGGAGCGGCTGTTCCAGCAGTACGCCGACCTGGGCCGCCAGGAGGGCGGCGTGACCGTCCTTGTCACGCACCGCCTCACGACCGCCCGGGCGGCCGACCTCATCGTGGTGATGGACGGCGGCCGGGTCGTGGAGACCGGCACCCACGACACGCTGAGCCGGGCCGACGGGCTCTACGCCGAACTGTTTCGCCTCCAGGCGCGGTACTTCGTCTGA
- a CDS encoding MFS transporter, producing the protein MPRTRTGETTARLLLALVCAAQLMVVLDVSVVNVALPSIRSSLGFSATGLPWVAHAYTLAFGGLLLLGGRLADLYGHRRVFAAGLALFCAASLLGGAAPSPVLLVTARALQGAGAAVLAPATLTILTASFPEGRARVRALAAWTAVSVAGGAVGNLLGGALTEALSWRSVLLVNVPVGIAALAMTPYLLGRERHDRDPANTGQRDRERHDRAPHSTGSPGRDPRGRSPGEGRGGRIDLPGAVTATGGTVALTYGLTRTAEHGWGDPAAVAVLAAGVLALALFAAVESRAPAPLLPPGLLRRRAVWAGNAMVFLAGVCFQVPMWYFLTFYMQDELGFGPLLTGLGFLPHTLVTMAVGWLVTPWLMGFVRARTLIGVGCLTAAAGFAWQAAAVTEQTYAAAVLGPAVLMSVGGGLFTTPLTAVVTSGAAPGDAGAVSGLMNAAKQTGGALGLAALMTTAVSGHAPEGEAYGLVFGLLAAVQLVAAALTPVLPRETRRDPSEGA; encoded by the coding sequence GTGCCCCGAACCCGGACGGGGGAGACGACCGCGCGCCTGCTGCTCGCCCTGGTGTGCGCCGCGCAGCTCATGGTGGTGCTCGACGTGTCGGTGGTCAACGTCGCCCTGCCCTCGATCCGCTCCTCCCTGGGGTTCTCCGCGACGGGGCTGCCCTGGGTCGCCCACGCCTACACCCTGGCCTTCGGCGGCCTCCTGCTGCTGGGCGGGCGGCTGGCCGACCTGTACGGACACCGGCGGGTGTTCGCCGCCGGGCTCGCGCTGTTCTGCGCGGCCAGCCTGCTGGGCGGGGCGGCCCCCTCCCCCGTCCTGCTGGTCACCGCCCGCGCGCTCCAGGGAGCGGGCGCGGCGGTACTGGCCCCCGCGACCCTGACCATCCTGACCGCCTCCTTCCCCGAGGGGCGGGCCCGCGTGCGTGCGCTGGCCGCCTGGACCGCGGTGAGCGTGGCGGGCGGCGCGGTCGGCAACCTCCTCGGCGGCGCGCTGACCGAGGCGCTGTCCTGGCGGTCGGTCCTGCTGGTCAACGTGCCCGTCGGCATCGCGGCGCTGGCCATGACCCCCTACCTCCTGGGCCGGGAACGCCACGACCGCGACCCGGCCAACACGGGTCAGCGTGACCGGGAGCGCCACGACCGCGCCCCTCACAGCACGGGTTCTCCTGGCCGGGACCCGCGTGGCCGGAGCCCGGGAGAGGGCCGCGGCGGACGGATCGACCTGCCCGGGGCGGTGACCGCGACTGGCGGGACGGTCGCGCTCACCTACGGCCTCACCCGCACGGCGGAGCACGGCTGGGGGGACCCGGCCGCGGTGGCGGTGCTGGCCGCGGGCGTCCTCGCCCTGGCGCTGTTCGCCGCGGTGGAGTCCCGTGCGCCCGCTCCCCTCCTGCCGCCGGGGCTCCTGCGCCGCCGCGCGGTCTGGGCGGGCAACGCCATGGTGTTCCTGGCCGGAGTCTGCTTCCAGGTGCCCATGTGGTACTTCCTCACCTTCTACATGCAGGACGAGCTGGGCTTCGGGCCGCTGCTGACCGGCCTGGGCTTCCTGCCGCACACCCTGGTCACCATGGCCGTGGGCTGGCTGGTCACCCCGTGGCTGATGGGGTTCGTGCGGGCGCGAACGCTGATCGGGGTCGGCTGCCTCACCGCCGCGGCGGGCTTCGCCTGGCAGGCCGCGGCGGTGACCGAGCAGACCTACGCCGCGGCGGTGCTGGGGCCCGCGGTCCTCATGTCCGTGGGCGGCGGCCTGTTCACCACTCCGCTGACCGCCGTCGTGACCTCGGGCGCCGCCCCCGGGGACGCGGGGGCCGTCTCGGGCCTGATGAACGCGGCCAAGCAGACGGGCGGCGCCCTGGGCCTGGCCGCGCTGATGACGACGGCCGTCTCGGGGCACGCACCCGAAGGGGAGGCGTACGGCTTGGTCTTCGGCCTGCTCGCGGCCGTGCAGCTCGTGGCGGCCGCCCTGACACCGGTACTGCCGCGCGAAACGCGACGGGATCCGTCCGAGGGCGCGTGA
- a CDS encoding ABC transporter ATP-binding protein, producing the protein MTAGTDRLQPPVTRWVLPALVRYSFSVAPGAAALTMMLAVLAGAAPVGITIGVGALVDGLTSAAGQGLDGPAARECYRWVALIAVLFLLTHVTESARTALGRALGRRVTGRLRERVMAAASEPATVGHLEDPAYQGRLGRARGEGTIDMPPGEAVFGLSAKASLWVTAVGSAALLTQVAWGLGLIVFAVFAVLHLRLVRNYRTAVVETVNQTRKLRRTSYLRDVPTTPDAAREVRLFGLTAFFRDAYHAEWRVNMTEVWRRRREHRVFVVVIVVVTGLTVASVFYYLAHRAAAGGTTVGDLALGGLALRALLQVLRTDEDDLRTSFGSKAAAEAFALPEADPPGGSDPEPWTEPVATVSCEGLRFRYGGAAGDVLHGIDLDVPEGQSLAIVGLNGAGKTTLARLLAGLDAPSGGRLRVGGTTVEDANRRSWQRRVVAVFQDFGRYELTVRDNIAFGSLAHADDEEGLREAARQAGLLEFVEGLPKGWDTVMSSGYEGGVDASGGEWQRVAIARALFGLRHGARLLIMDEPAASLDARAEARLYDTFHELTAGATTVAISHRFATVRRAERVVVLDRGRIVEDGTHEDLMSADGRYAELFRLQAKRFEEASS; encoded by the coding sequence GTGACCGCGGGCACGGACCGTCTCCAGCCCCCGGTGACGCGGTGGGTGCTTCCCGCCCTGGTCCGGTACTCCTTCTCCGTGGCACCGGGTGCGGCCGCCCTGACCATGATGCTGGCCGTCCTCGCCGGTGCGGCCCCGGTCGGCATCACCATCGGGGTGGGCGCACTGGTGGACGGGCTCACCTCGGCCGCCGGCCAGGGGCTGGACGGTCCGGCGGCGCGGGAGTGCTACCGGTGGGTCGCCCTCATCGCCGTGCTCTTCCTCCTCACCCACGTCACCGAGTCGGCGCGCACGGCTCTGGGACGGGCCCTGGGCCGCCGGGTCACCGGCCGACTGAGGGAGCGCGTGATGGCGGCCGCCTCGGAACCGGCGACCGTCGGCCACCTGGAGGACCCGGCCTACCAGGGCAGACTCGGGCGTGCGCGGGGCGAGGGGACCATCGACATGCCGCCGGGGGAAGCGGTCTTCGGCCTGTCGGCCAAGGCCTCGTTGTGGGTGACCGCCGTCGGCTCCGCGGCCCTGCTCACCCAGGTCGCCTGGGGACTGGGGCTCATCGTCTTCGCGGTCTTCGCGGTGCTCCACCTCCGGCTGGTCCGCAACTACCGGACCGCCGTCGTCGAGACCGTGAACCAGACGCGGAAGCTGCGCCGTACGTCCTACCTGCGGGACGTGCCGACCACGCCGGACGCGGCCCGGGAAGTGCGCCTCTTCGGGCTCACGGCCTTCTTCCGCGACGCCTACCACGCCGAGTGGCGCGTGAACATGACCGAGGTCTGGCGGCGACGGCGCGAGCACCGCGTGTTCGTCGTCGTGATCGTCGTGGTCACCGGCCTCACGGTCGCCTCGGTCTTCTACTATCTGGCACACCGGGCCGCCGCCGGAGGCACGACGGTGGGCGACCTGGCGCTGGGCGGCCTGGCCCTGCGGGCCCTCCTCCAGGTGCTCCGGACGGACGAGGACGACCTGCGCACCAGCTTCGGCTCCAAGGCGGCCGCCGAGGCGTTCGCCCTTCCGGAGGCCGACCCGCCCGGCGGGTCCGACCCCGAGCCCTGGACGGAGCCGGTCGCGACCGTCTCCTGCGAGGGGCTGCGCTTCCGCTACGGCGGAGCCGCGGGCGACGTGCTGCACGGCATCGACCTCGACGTCCCCGAGGGGCAGTCGCTCGCCATCGTGGGCCTCAACGGAGCCGGCAAGACGACGCTGGCCCGGCTCCTCGCCGGTCTGGACGCTCCGAGCGGGGGCCGCCTGCGCGTCGGCGGAACCACGGTCGAGGACGCCAACCGCCGGAGCTGGCAGCGCCGGGTGGTCGCCGTCTTCCAGGACTTCGGCCGCTACGAGCTGACCGTGCGGGACAACATCGCCTTCGGCTCCCTGGCCCACGCCGACGACGAGGAGGGCCTGCGGGAAGCGGCGCGCCAGGCCGGACTGCTGGAGTTCGTCGAGGGACTCCCGAAGGGCTGGGACACGGTGATGTCCAGCGGGTACGAGGGCGGGGTCGACGCGTCGGGCGGCGAGTGGCAGCGCGTCGCCATCGCCCGGGCGCTGTTCGGCCTGCGGCACGGCGCACGGCTCCTGATCATGGACGAGCCGGCCGCGAGCCTGGACGCCCGCGCCGAGGCCCGGCTCTACGACACGTTCCACGAGCTCACCGCGGGGGCCACGACCGTCGCGATCTCCCACCGGTTCGCGACCGTGCGCAGGGCGGAGCGGGTGGTCGTCCTCGACCGGGGCCGCATCGTCGAGGACGGCACGCACGAGGACCTGATGAGCGCCGACGGCCGGTACGCCGAGCTGTTCCGTCTGCAGGCGAAGCGTTTCGAGGAGGCGTCATCGTGA
- a CDS encoding CaiB/BaiF CoA transferase family protein: protein MTDTDTDTGSEAGERTLPLAGVRVLDMTNVLAGPYAGYQLALMGADVVKVEVPGSGDLARQLGASAELNGRGLGASFLAQNAGKRSLTLDLKTPGGRETMTRLVRRSDVLLENFRPGVLERLGFGWKDLSAVNPGLVYCAVSGFGSDGPLSGRPAYDQIIQGLSGMMSTTGTPGTGPLRAGFPIADVLGGLAAAFAISTALVRRERTGRGSSVDVSMLETAITAMGWGVSNYLSAGVEPVPIGNENATAAPSGTFATADGALNIAANKQEQFEALCAVVGAPELARDPRFAQREDRKTHREALREALEEHLGTRTALEWERELARVGVPAARVLTVAQALELDQVAHRGLVHTLPFPGGEDRELRVLGSGVRVDGAPLGPRTAPPLLGEHTEQVLREAGFSDQEIDALREERAV from the coding sequence TTGACCGACACCGACACCGACACAGGCTCCGAGGCCGGGGAGAGGACCCTGCCGCTCGCGGGGGTGCGCGTCCTGGACATGACCAACGTCCTGGCCGGGCCCTACGCCGGGTACCAGCTGGCGCTCATGGGCGCCGACGTGGTCAAGGTCGAGGTCCCCGGCTCCGGGGACCTGGCCCGCCAGCTCGGCGCCTCGGCGGAGCTGAACGGGCGCGGACTGGGCGCGTCGTTCCTGGCGCAGAACGCGGGCAAGCGCTCCCTGACCCTGGACCTGAAGACCCCCGGCGGCCGGGAGACCATGACCCGCCTGGTGCGCCGCTCCGACGTGCTGCTGGAGAACTTCCGGCCGGGCGTGCTGGAGCGCCTGGGCTTCGGCTGGAAGGACCTGAGCGCGGTCAACCCCGGCCTGGTCTACTGCGCGGTGTCCGGGTTCGGCTCCGACGGCCCCCTGAGCGGGCGCCCGGCCTACGACCAGATCATCCAGGGCCTGTCGGGGATGATGAGCACCACCGGCACGCCCGGCACCGGCCCCCTGCGCGCGGGCTTCCCCATCGCCGACGTCCTGGGCGGCCTCGCCGCCGCCTTCGCGATCAGCACCGCCCTGGTCAGGAGGGAGCGCACCGGCCGGGGGAGCAGCGTGGACGTGTCCATGCTGGAGACCGCGATCACCGCGATGGGCTGGGGCGTGTCCAACTACCTGTCCGCGGGTGTGGAACCGGTCCCCATCGGCAACGAGAACGCCACGGCGGCCCCCTCGGGCACCTTCGCCACCGCCGACGGCGCGCTCAACATCGCCGCCAACAAGCAGGAGCAGTTCGAGGCGCTGTGCGCGGTCGTGGGCGCGCCCGAACTGGCGCGCGACCCCCGCTTCGCCCAGCGCGAGGACCGCAAGACCCACCGCGAGGCCCTCCGCGAGGCCCTGGAGGAGCACCTGGGCACCCGGACCGCCCTGGAGTGGGAGCGCGAGCTGGCCCGGGTCGGGGTCCCCGCCGCCCGCGTGCTGACCGTGGCCCAGGCGCTGGAACTGGACCAGGTGGCCCACCGGGGGCTGGTGCACACGCTGCCCTTCCCCGGCGGGGAGGACCGCGAGCTGCGCGTGCTCGGCAGCGGCGTCCGCGTGGACGGCGCGCCCCTGGGCCCGCGCACGGCGCCGCCCCTGCTGGGCGAGCACACCGAGCAGGTGCTGCGCGAGGCGGGGTTCAGCGACCAGGAGATCGACGCACTGCGCGAGGAGCGGGCCGTATGA
- a CDS encoding IclR family transcriptional regulator — translation MPDGDSGGTVRSVARALDLLDLFDERNQRYSTRELVERTGLAKTTVLRLVATLEQRGLLWTAPDGKVGVGPSLLRWSRLAHAVWQVPEAVRSVMRELVADTAETVNLYVRADATRVCVAKEEGPQRLRHVVNVGDEMVLWGGGASKVLLIGAGESLLLRVAAASPHGPGHVSRLREEVELARTRGFAVSHGERERGASGVAAPVYGPAGGAPVAALAVGGPTARFTDAAVEGFTTAVVDAARRITDIGLDPSGGTVGPGTQERR, via the coding sequence ATGCCTGACGGCGACTCCGGCGGCACCGTGCGCAGCGTCGCGCGCGCCCTGGACCTGCTCGACCTGTTCGACGAGAGGAACCAGCGCTACTCCACACGGGAACTGGTGGAGCGCACCGGCCTGGCCAAGACCACGGTCCTGCGGCTGGTCGCGACCCTGGAGCAGCGCGGACTGCTGTGGACGGCTCCCGACGGCAAGGTCGGTGTCGGCCCCAGCCTGCTGCGCTGGTCGCGCCTGGCCCACGCCGTCTGGCAGGTGCCCGAGGCCGTCCGGTCCGTCATGCGCGAACTCGTCGCCGACACCGCCGAGACCGTCAACCTCTACGTCCGCGCCGACGCCACCCGCGTGTGCGTGGCCAAGGAGGAGGGCCCCCAACGGCTGCGCCACGTCGTCAACGTCGGCGACGAGATGGTCCTGTGGGGCGGGGGCGCCAGCAAGGTGCTGCTCATCGGCGCGGGGGAGTCCCTGCTGCTGCGCGTGGCCGCCGCATCCCCCCACGGCCCCGGGCACGTCAGCCGCCTGCGCGAGGAGGTGGAACTGGCCCGCACACGCGGCTTCGCCGTCAGCCACGGCGAGCGCGAGCGGGGCGCCTCCGGCGTGGCCGCGCCCGTCTACGGCCCCGCCGGCGGGGCGCCGGTCGCCGCGCTGGCCGTGGGCGGACCCACCGCCCGCTTCACCGACGCCGCCGTGGAGGGCTTCACCACGGCGGTGGTCGACGCCGCCCGCCGCATCACCGACATCGGGCTCGACCCCTCGGGAGGGACCGTGGGACCCGGAACACAGGAGAGACGTTGA
- a CDS encoding ArsR/SmtB family transcription factor, whose product MVAVADDLFKALADPTRRTILDELTEKSGQTLFEICSRLAMKHQLGISRQAVSQHLAVLEAAGLVETRREGRYKFHDLNTAPLRRIAERWLAPDTSGPEESNP is encoded by the coding sequence ATGGTGGCCGTGGCAGACGACCTCTTCAAAGCCCTGGCCGACCCGACCCGTCGCACCATCCTCGACGAGCTCACGGAGAAGTCCGGCCAGACACTGTTCGAGATCTGCTCGCGGTTGGCCATGAAGCACCAGCTCGGCATCTCGCGCCAGGCGGTCTCCCAGCACCTCGCCGTGCTGGAGGCCGCCGGGCTCGTCGAGACCAGGCGCGAGGGCCGCTACAAGTTCCACGACCTCAACACGGCCCCGCTGCGGCGGATCGCCGAGCGATGGCTTGCGCCAGACACATCCGGACCGGAGGAGAGCAACCCGTGA